ATTCCTTTCGCACGATTAAAACTTAGCGATGATGTTCGCTTTTTCAACATTCGATAGCATGATCATACAATCCGTACCGTCGATGTTAAGCGTAATCATATCGCCATTAACCTGGGTTAAGTCGCCTTTAAAATTGCGGCGACCGTCTTGTGGAAGCTTAGTGCGTAAACGCACTTCTTCACCTGTGGCTTTAACAAAGTGTTCTGGTTTAAATAATGGTCTGTCAATGCCTGGCGAAGATACTTCCAAGTTAAATTCATTCGTTATCGGATCTTCAACGTCTAAGATAGCGCTAATTTGCCTGCTGACATCGGCACAGTTATCTACATTTACGCCGTTTTCATGATCGATATACACGCGCAGCGTCGAATTGCGGCCCGCTTGCGCCAACTCTAAGCCCAATAATTCAAAGCCCATATCTTCAATGGTAGGCTCAAACATCGCTATTAAATCTTGTTCGAGTTTAGTCACAACATCTCTCCGTACAAACAAAAAAAGGGCATATGCCCCAACTTCTAGCGTTTCAGATACAACAACGCCCCGAACCAAGCGGGGCGTCACATCAAAAACTAATCTGTGTGGCCGTTGGCCAAGCTTGGTGCGGGTCGAAAACCAAATTAGGCAAATACTCTTTGCCTAAACGCAAAACGCGCATTAAGTA
This region of Pseudoalteromonas spongiae UST010723-006 genomic DNA includes:
- the rimP gene encoding ribosome maturation factor RimP; protein product: MTKLEQDLIAMFEPTIEDMGFELLGLELAQAGRNSTLRVYIDHENGVNVDNCADVSRQISAILDVEDPITNEFNLEVSSPGIDRPLFKPEHFVKATGEEVRLRTKLPQDGRRNFKGDLTQVNGDMITLNIDGTDCMIMLSNVEKANIIAKF